The Streptomyces sp. NL15-2K genome contains a region encoding:
- a CDS encoding FAD-dependent oxidoreductase, translating into MSRPRTVIVGAGFAGYRAARELSRMSRGKADITLLNPTDYFLYLPLLPQVAAGILEPRRVTVSLSGTLPHVRLVLGEADGIDLDGRTVHYSDPEGGEGVLPYDRLVLAVGSVNKLLPIPGVAEHAHGFRGLPEALYLRDHVTRQVELAAAADDPKGCAARCTFVVVGAGYTGTEVAAHGQLYTDAQVRKHPLREGMRPRWLLLDVAPRVLPELDEHLSRTADRTLRERGVEVRMGTSVKEATPNGVLLTDGEFVQTRTLVWCVGVRPDPLVESTGQPLERGRIVVDPYLQLPGRPEVFACGDAAAVPDLNNPGNFTPMTAQHAWRHGKTVAHNVAASFGIGERRPYRRKDLGFVVDLGGAKAAANPLGVPLSGPAAGAVTRGYHLAAMPGNRVRVAADWLLESVLPRQAVQLGLVRSWSVPLDTASPELARVPGGPERQQEAEARSGPGAATAADTGAGDAERPGDEPAKNQPGGEPAKQQRGGEPAKNQPGGEPAKDQPGGEPAKDQPGGEPAKDQPGGEPAKDPPGGEPAKKPPGGEPHKAPGPVKRTDIPEDSPDTSDTSAEGDS; encoded by the coding sequence GTGAGTCGACCCCGCACAGTGATCGTCGGTGCCGGCTTCGCCGGTTACCGGGCGGCCCGAGAACTGTCCCGGATGTCCCGGGGCAAGGCCGACATCACCCTGCTGAACCCGACCGACTACTTTCTGTATCTGCCCCTGCTGCCCCAGGTCGCCGCCGGGATCCTGGAACCACGCCGGGTCACCGTCTCCCTCTCGGGCACCCTGCCGCACGTACGCCTGGTGCTCGGCGAGGCCGACGGCATCGACCTCGACGGGCGGACCGTGCACTACAGCGATCCCGAGGGCGGCGAGGGCGTGCTGCCGTACGACCGGCTCGTGCTCGCCGTCGGCAGCGTGAACAAGCTGCTCCCCATCCCCGGCGTCGCCGAGCACGCGCACGGCTTCCGCGGGCTTCCCGAGGCCCTGTACCTGCGCGACCACGTCACCCGGCAGGTGGAGCTCGCGGCGGCCGCGGACGACCCGAAGGGCTGTGCCGCGCGCTGCACCTTCGTGGTGGTCGGCGCCGGCTACACCGGCACCGAGGTCGCCGCGCACGGGCAGCTGTACACCGACGCGCAGGTGCGCAAGCACCCCCTGCGGGAGGGCATGCGGCCGCGCTGGCTGCTCCTCGACGTCGCGCCACGTGTGCTGCCCGAGCTGGACGAGCACCTGTCCCGCACCGCCGACCGCACGCTGCGGGAGCGGGGCGTGGAGGTGCGCATGGGGACCTCCGTGAAGGAGGCCACGCCGAACGGGGTGCTGCTGACCGACGGGGAGTTCGTTCAGACCCGGACGCTCGTGTGGTGCGTGGGCGTACGGCCTGATCCGCTCGTCGAGAGCACCGGGCAGCCGCTGGAGCGTGGGCGGATCGTCGTCGATCCCTACCTTCAACTCCCTGGCCGGCCGGAGGTGTTCGCGTGCGGGGACGCGGCCGCCGTACCCGATCTCAACAACCCGGGGAACTTCACGCCGATGACCGCGCAGCACGCCTGGCGGCACGGCAAGACCGTGGCTCACAACGTCGCCGCCTCCTTCGGTATCGGCGAGCGGCGGCCCTACCGCCGCAAGGACCTGGGCTTCGTCGTGGACCTGGGCGGTGCGAAGGCCGCCGCCAACCCGCTCGGTGTGCCCCTGTCCGGCCCGGCGGCCGGGGCGGTCACCCGCGGCTACCACCTCGCGGCGATGCCGGGCAACCGGGTCAGGGTCGCCGCGGACTGGCTGCTGGAGTCCGTACTGCCGCGCCAGGCCGTGCAGTTGGGACTCGTACGGTCCTGGTCGGTGCCGCTCGACACGGCCTCGCCGGAGCTGGCACGGGTGCCGGGCGGGCCGGAGCGGCAGCAGGAGGCCGAGGCCCGCTCGGGGCCGGGGGCGGCTACAGCCGCCGACACGGGCGCCGGGGACGCCGAGCGGCCGGGAGACGAGCCCGCGAAGAACCAGCCGGGTGGTGAGCCCGCGAAGCAACAACGCGGCGGTGAGCCTGCGAAGAACCAGCCCGGCGGTGAGCCCGCGAAGGACCAGCCCGGCGGTGAGCCCGCGAAGGACCAGCCCGGCGGTGAGCCCGCGAAGGACCAGCCCGGCGGTGAGCCCGCGAAGGACCCGCCCGGCGGTGAGCCCGCGAAGAAACCACCCGGCGGCGAACCCCACAAGGCCCCCGGCCCCGTCAAGCGCACCGACATCCCCGAGGACAGCCCGGACACCTCGGACACCTCCGCGGAAGGAGACTCATGA
- a CDS encoding transketolase — protein MNTGELVELAQQLRVDSVRAAAAAGSGHPTSSMSAADLMAVLLAHHFRYDFDRPAHPGNDRFVLSKGHASPLLYSVYKAAGAIDDEELLSFRKLGSRLEGHPTPRRLPWVETATGSLGQGLPVGVGIALAGKRLDRTGYRVWVLCGDSELAEGSIWEAAEHAAYEHLDNLTAIVDVNRLGQRGPTRHGHDLDAYARRFQAFGWHTVEVDGHDVDAIDRAYGEAVSTKGQPTAILARTLKGKGVSDVEDREGLHGKPLKNADEAIAELGGPRDLRVEVQEPPAARMLHAVRTGHLELPRFDKGDEIATRNAFGQALAALGSARGDVVALDGEVGDSTRAEFFAKEHPDRYFECYIAEQQMVAAAVGLAARGWVPYASTFAAFLTRAYDFARMASISGAGINLVGSHAGVAIGQDGPSQMGLEDLAMMRAVHGSTVLYPCDANQTAHLVGEMAGLDGIRYLRTSRGESAVIYGPDEEFPIGGSKVLRSSDRDRMTFVAAGVTVPEALAAADALDEEGIQARVIDLYSVKPVDRFTLRQAAEDTGCLVTVEDHHEEGGLGDAVLDAFLDGRPMPRLVRLAVRTMPGSASPAEQLHAAGIDAESIAAAGRLLVEQAVVP, from the coding sequence ATGAACACCGGTGAACTCGTCGAACTCGCACAGCAGCTGCGCGTGGACAGCGTGCGCGCCGCGGCCGCCGCGGGCTCCGGGCACCCCACATCCTCGATGTCGGCCGCCGACCTGATGGCCGTACTCCTGGCGCACCACTTCCGCTACGACTTCGACCGCCCCGCCCACCCCGGCAACGACCGCTTCGTGCTCTCCAAGGGTCACGCCTCGCCCCTGCTGTACTCCGTCTACAAGGCGGCGGGCGCCATCGACGACGAGGAACTGCTCAGCTTCCGCAAGCTCGGCAGCCGTCTCGAAGGGCACCCGACGCCGCGGCGGCTGCCGTGGGTGGAGACGGCGACCGGTTCGCTCGGGCAGGGACTGCCGGTCGGCGTCGGTATCGCGCTGGCCGGCAAGCGGCTGGACCGCACCGGCTACCGGGTGTGGGTGCTGTGCGGCGACAGCGAGCTCGCCGAGGGCTCCATCTGGGAGGCCGCCGAGCACGCGGCGTACGAGCACCTCGACAACCTCACCGCGATCGTCGACGTCAACCGGCTCGGCCAGCGCGGCCCGACCCGGCACGGCCACGACCTCGACGCCTACGCCCGCCGCTTCCAGGCCTTCGGCTGGCACACCGTCGAGGTGGACGGCCACGACGTCGACGCCATCGACCGCGCCTACGGCGAGGCCGTCTCCACCAAGGGCCAGCCCACCGCGATCCTCGCCCGCACCCTCAAGGGCAAGGGTGTCAGCGACGTCGAGGATCGGGAGGGGCTGCACGGCAAGCCGCTGAAGAACGCCGACGAGGCGATCGCCGAACTCGGCGGCCCCCGCGACCTCCGCGTCGAGGTGCAAGAGCCGCCCGCCGCCCGGATGCTGCACGCCGTACGCACCGGTCACCTCGAACTGCCACGCTTCGACAAGGGGGACGAGATCGCCACCCGCAACGCCTTCGGGCAGGCGCTGGCCGCGCTCGGCTCCGCACGCGGTGACGTCGTCGCCCTCGACGGCGAGGTCGGCGACTCCACGCGCGCCGAGTTCTTCGCCAAGGAACACCCCGACCGCTACTTCGAGTGCTACATCGCCGAGCAGCAGATGGTCGCCGCCGCCGTCGGGCTCGCGGCACGCGGCTGGGTGCCCTACGCCTCCACCTTCGCGGCCTTCCTGACGCGGGCGTACGACTTCGCCCGCATGGCGTCCATCAGCGGCGCCGGCATCAACCTGGTCGGCTCTCACGCGGGCGTCGCCATCGGACAGGACGGGCCCAGCCAGATGGGCCTGGAGGACCTGGCGATGATGCGGGCGGTGCACGGCTCGACCGTGCTGTACCCGTGCGACGCCAACCAGACCGCGCACCTCGTCGGCGAGATGGCCGGCCTGGACGGCATCCGCTATCTGCGCACCTCGCGCGGCGAGAGCGCGGTGATCTACGGGCCGGACGAGGAGTTCCCCATCGGCGGCAGCAAGGTGCTGCGCTCCTCCGACCGGGACCGGATGACGTTCGTCGCGGCGGGCGTCACCGTGCCCGAGGCCCTGGCAGCCGCCGACGCGCTGGACGAGGAGGGCATCCAGGCCCGGGTGATCGACCTGTACTCCGTCAAGCCCGTCGACCGGTTCACCCTGCGCCAGGCCGCCGAGGACACCGGCTGCCTGGTGACCGTGGAGGACCACCACGAGGAGGGCGGCCTCGGCGACGCCGTCCTCGACGCGTTCCTCGACGGGCGCCCGATGCCGCGCCTGGTGCGCCTCGCCGTCCGTACGATGCCGGGCTCGGCGTCCCCGGCCGAGCAGCTGCACGCCGCCGGCATCGACGCCGAGTCGATCGCGGCGGCCGGACGGTTGCTGGTGGAGCAGGCGGTCGTGCCGTGA
- a CDS encoding DNA primase small subunit domain-containing protein, translating to MSGDGVRTVRAGKRTVEVHRPDKVLFPGDGDGGVKEYTKGDLVDYYRSVAPFMLPHLRGRPLMLERHPDGLDGQTFMQKNTPEHYPDWITRVEVAKEDGTVRHTVCDDTATLVYLADQAALTLHRWLSRVGRVDHPDRMVFDLDPSGDSGASGVSGDSGDSGDSGDSGGAFAAVREAARLLGDLLDELKLPSALMTTGSRGLHVIVPLNGHHDFDEVRRFARDVADTLAAGHPDRLTTAARKKDRGDRLYLDVQRNAYAQTAVAPFTVRAKPGAPVATPLAWTQLDDLGLDARRWTIADAVEQARTNPWAGVLTRGRALGLARRRLNALMPQ from the coding sequence GTGAGCGGTGACGGCGTACGGACCGTCCGGGCGGGCAAGCGCACGGTGGAGGTGCACCGCCCGGACAAGGTGCTCTTCCCCGGCGACGGGGACGGCGGCGTGAAGGAGTACACCAAGGGCGACCTCGTCGACTACTACCGGTCCGTCGCCCCGTTCATGCTGCCGCACCTGCGCGGCCGTCCGCTGATGCTGGAGCGGCACCCGGACGGCCTCGACGGCCAGACGTTCATGCAGAAGAACACCCCGGAGCACTACCCGGACTGGATCACCCGCGTCGAGGTGGCCAAGGAGGACGGCACCGTCCGCCACACCGTGTGCGACGACACCGCCACCCTCGTCTACCTCGCCGACCAGGCCGCCCTCACCCTGCACCGCTGGCTGTCCCGCGTCGGACGGGTCGACCACCCCGACCGGATGGTCTTCGACCTCGATCCGTCGGGGGACTCCGGGGCCTCCGGCGTCTCAGGGGACTCAGGGGACTCAGGGGACTCCGGGGATTCCGGGGGCGCTTTCGCGGCGGTGCGGGAGGCGGCCCGGCTGCTGGGCGACCTGCTCGACGAACTGAAGCTGCCCTCGGCCCTGATGACCACCGGCTCGCGCGGCCTGCACGTCATCGTGCCGCTCAACGGCCACCACGACTTCGACGAGGTACGTCGGTTCGCCCGGGACGTCGCCGACACCCTGGCCGCCGGCCACCCCGACCGGCTGACCACCGCCGCCCGCAAGAAGGACCGCGGCGACCGGCTCTACCTCGACGTGCAGCGCAACGCTTACGCGCAGACCGCGGTCGCGCCCTTCACCGTCCGCGCCAAGCCCGGCGCGCCCGTGGCCACCCCGCTCGCCTGGACCCAGCTGGACGACCTGGGCCTCGACGCCCGCCGCTGGACCATCGCCGACGCCGTCGAGCAGGCCCGCACCAACCCCTGGGCCGGCGTGCTGACCAGGGGCCGCGCCCTCGGCCTCGCGCGGCGCCGGCTCAACGCGTTGATGCCCCAGTGA
- a CDS encoding gas vesicle protein → MSNTKNTPESQSSHNSRKGTENDTRDGADNSADNSADDTADDTADDTAADARRPTPMEVLRQARAQLAELTGMAAENVSSFEQTEDGWSLEIEVLELARVPDTMSLMASYQVDLDPEGQLTGYRRVRRYERGRADAHRPGGR, encoded by the coding sequence ATGTCGAACACAAAGAACACACCAGAGTCCCAGAGTTCACACAACTCCCGCAAAGGGACAGAAAACGACACCAGAGACGGCGCGGACAACAGCGCGGACAACAGCGCGGACGACACCGCGGACGACACCGCGGACGACACCGCGGCGGACGCCCGGCGGCCCACTCCCATGGAGGTGCTGCGCCAGGCGCGCGCCCAGCTGGCGGAGCTGACCGGTATGGCCGCCGAGAACGTGTCGTCCTTCGAACAGACGGAGGACGGCTGGTCGCTGGAGATCGAGGTCCTCGAACTCGCCCGGGTCCCCGACACGATGAGCCTGATGGCGAGCTACCAGGTCGACCTCGACCCGGAGGGGCAGCTCACCGGCTACCGGCGCGTTCGCCGTTACGAACGCGGGCGGGCCGACGCACACAGGCCCGGCGGCCGCTAG
- a CDS encoding gas vesicle structural protein GvpA: protein MTVVPAQQTSGSGGTSGLYDVLELVLDRGLVIDAFVRVSLVGIEILKIDVRVVVASVDTYLRFAEACNRLDLESGPNKSPGLPDVVGEITESGSRGKSKGALSGAAETISGAFKQAREEGQGETESRPRARKTTASRRKEEQE, encoded by the coding sequence ATGACCGTTGTCCCGGCACAGCAGACCAGCGGCTCAGGCGGCACCAGCGGCCTCTACGACGTTCTGGAGCTCGTCCTCGACAGGGGGCTCGTCATCGACGCGTTCGTACGGGTCTCCCTCGTCGGCATCGAGATCCTGAAGATCGACGTACGGGTCGTCGTCGCCAGCGTCGACACCTATCTGCGCTTCGCCGAGGCGTGCAACCGGCTCGACCTGGAGTCCGGTCCGAACAAGAGCCCCGGCCTGCCCGACGTGGTCGGCGAGATCACCGAGTCCGGCTCGCGCGGCAAGTCCAAGGGGGCGCTGTCCGGCGCCGCCGAAACCATCTCCGGCGCCTTCAAACAGGCCCGTGAGGAGGGTCAGGGCGAGACCGAGTCCAGGCCGCGCGCCCGCAAGACCACCGCGTCACGCAGGAAGGAGGAACAGGAGTGA
- a CDS encoding GvpL/GvpF family gas vesicle protein has protein sequence MSTYVYGITAASHPSLPEGMGGVGDPPRPVRILKEGDLAAVVSDAPEGLRPKRRDLLAHQNVLSEAGVAGCVLPMRFGSVAPDDGAVTGVLAERAEHYQERLRTLDGKVEYNVKAVHNEEAVLHRVMSENPEIRALTEANRKAGGGSYEQRLQLGEMVVAAVKAREAEDATDVQHTLEPASEAVSVGPESTGWLANVSFLVDRDAAAAFLAAVEQVRKGHPHLELRVNGPLPPYSFVEPGPAEPAGTTVGTDRGEE, from the coding sequence GTGAGCACGTACGTCTACGGCATCACCGCCGCGTCCCATCCTTCGCTGCCCGAGGGCATGGGGGGCGTCGGTGATCCGCCGCGTCCCGTGCGCATCCTGAAGGAGGGGGACCTGGCGGCCGTCGTCAGCGACGCGCCCGAGGGGCTGCGCCCCAAGCGCAGGGACCTGCTCGCCCACCAGAACGTGCTCAGCGAGGCGGGCGTGGCCGGCTGCGTGCTGCCCATGCGGTTCGGCAGTGTCGCCCCGGACGACGGGGCGGTCACCGGGGTGCTCGCCGAACGCGCCGAGCACTACCAGGAGCGGCTGCGGACCCTGGACGGCAAGGTCGAGTACAACGTCAAGGCCGTCCACAACGAGGAGGCCGTACTGCACCGGGTGATGTCCGAGAACCCGGAGATCCGCGCCCTGACCGAGGCCAACCGGAAGGCGGGCGGCGGCAGTTACGAGCAGCGGCTGCAGCTCGGCGAGATGGTCGTGGCCGCGGTCAAGGCCCGCGAGGCCGAGGACGCCACCGATGTGCAGCACACCCTGGAACCCGCTTCCGAGGCGGTCAGCGTGGGCCCGGAGTCCACCGGCTGGCTCGCCAACGTCTCGTTCCTGGTGGACCGCGACGCGGCCGCGGCCTTCCTCGCCGCCGTGGAGCAGGTCCGCAAGGGCCACCCGCACCTCGAACTGCGCGTCAACGGGCCGCTGCCGCCGTACAGCTTCGTCGAGCCCGGCCCGGCCGAGCCCGCCGGCACCACGGTGGGCACCGACCGCGGGGAGGAGTGA
- a CDS encoding gas vesicle protein GvpG, producing the protein MGLIGEVLLLPFAPVRGSAWVIRQVLDEAERLYYDPATVRAELAQLEQRLEEGEIDDEEFDRREDELLDRLEIGLRGGAGTGDGTAR; encoded by the coding sequence GTGGGACTGATCGGAGAGGTACTGCTGCTGCCGTTCGCCCCGGTGCGCGGCAGCGCATGGGTGATCAGACAGGTGCTGGACGAAGCGGAACGCCTCTACTACGACCCGGCCACGGTCCGGGCCGAACTCGCCCAGCTGGAACAGCGGCTCGAGGAGGGCGAGATCGACGACGAGGAGTTCGACCGCCGGGAGGACGAACTCCTCGACCGGCTGGAGATCGGTCTGCGCGGTGGCGCGGGCACGGGTGACGGGACGGCACGATGA
- a CDS encoding DNA primase, with product MNRAGLGLAVGAGYVLGRTKKLKLAFAVGTLVAGKRMHLSPRALADLVSGQLRNNPQFKEIGDQLREDLRGVGKAASGAMVERRIDALADRLHGRTAQVRDQLAGVVPDMSDQGSEAEERAREYDEPEEEPDEEAPAHGRKAAARTAPPPARKAAKKATAKTASAKKTPAKKTPAKKATKAAGKTSAGRAPAKKAAANKAAAKKSAAKKATAAKSAARGTRARRPRGGGER from the coding sequence ATGAACCGAGCGGGACTGGGCCTCGCGGTAGGGGCCGGATACGTCCTCGGACGTACGAAGAAACTGAAACTGGCGTTCGCCGTCGGCACGCTCGTGGCCGGCAAGCGGATGCACCTGAGCCCTCGGGCGCTCGCGGACCTGGTGTCCGGGCAGCTGCGGAACAACCCGCAGTTCAAGGAGATCGGGGACCAGCTGCGCGAGGACCTGCGCGGTGTCGGCAAGGCGGCCTCGGGCGCCATGGTCGAGCGGCGGATCGACGCGCTCGCCGACCGGCTGCACGGCCGTACCGCCCAGGTCCGCGACCAGCTCGCGGGCGTGGTGCCGGACATGTCGGACCAGGGCTCCGAGGCCGAGGAGCGGGCGCGGGAGTACGACGAGCCCGAGGAAGAGCCGGATGAGGAAGCCCCCGCGCATGGCCGCAAGGCGGCGGCGAGGACGGCACCGCCTCCGGCGAGGAAGGCCGCCAAGAAGGCGACCGCGAAGACGGCATCGGCGAAGAAGACCCCCGCGAAGAAGACCCCCGCGAAGAAGGCCACTAAGGCGGCCGGCAAGACATCCGCCGGAAGGGCTCCCGCCAAGAAGGCCGCGGCCAATAAGGCCGCGGCCAAGAAGTCGGCCGCGAAGAAGGCGACCGCGGCCAAGAGCGCCGCCCGCGGCACCCGGGCCCGGCGGCCGAGGGGAGGCGGTGAACGATGA
- a CDS encoding SRPBCC family protein, translated as MTETLGTARHATDQAKGNPLTDAARSEAADRLKAEAREYLAVQAQRLLAGVGRRLGEATVRLNDIAEGNSPGFARLALDGGRKLAEGKGPVRGALEIGASRAKDNVLGALKNLGAGKGKRTGGAGKKPTVIIEHIDVGVPLRTAYDQWTRYQDFSTFAKGVQSASRADDTASDWQLKIFWSNRGWKAHTTEQVPDDRISWTSEGAKGTTKGVVSFHRLADHLTRVLLVIEYYPKGLFEKTGNLWRAQGRRARLDLKNFARFITLKGAADDGWRGEIRDGEVVRSHEDALAQEAPEQDEEAFESEDEEEEEEEGPYAEEDQAYEDEDRGEYDEEEPYGEEAPRDQDEAETETEDEPEAEYEYADDGGSRR; from the coding sequence ATGACCGAGACCCTCGGGACGGCCCGGCACGCCACCGACCAGGCGAAGGGCAACCCGCTCACCGACGCGGCCCGCAGCGAGGCCGCCGACCGGCTCAAGGCGGAGGCGCGGGAGTACCTCGCCGTCCAGGCCCAGCGCCTGCTGGCCGGCGTCGGCCGCAGGCTCGGCGAGGCCACGGTCAGGCTCAACGACATCGCCGAGGGCAACAGCCCGGGCTTCGCCCGGCTCGCCCTGGACGGCGGCCGCAAGCTCGCCGAGGGCAAGGGGCCCGTGCGCGGCGCCCTGGAGATCGGCGCCTCCCGCGCCAAGGACAACGTGCTCGGCGCGCTGAAGAACCTCGGCGCGGGCAAGGGGAAGCGCACGGGCGGGGCGGGCAAGAAGCCGACCGTCATCATCGAGCACATCGACGTCGGCGTGCCGCTGCGCACGGCCTACGACCAGTGGACCCGGTACCAGGACTTCAGCACCTTCGCCAAGGGCGTCCAGAGCGCGAGCCGTGCCGACGACACCGCCTCCGACTGGCAGCTGAAGATCTTCTGGTCGAACCGCGGCTGGAAGGCCCACACCACCGAGCAGGTCCCCGACGACCGGATCTCCTGGACGTCGGAGGGCGCCAAGGGCACCACGAAGGGAGTCGTGTCCTTCCACCGGCTCGCCGATCACCTCACCCGGGTCCTGCTGGTGATCGAGTACTACCCCAAGGGCCTGTTCGAGAAGACCGGCAACCTCTGGCGCGCCCAGGGCCGCCGGGCCCGCCTGGACCTGAAGAACTTCGCACGCTTCATCACGCTGAAGGGAGCGGCGGACGACGGCTGGCGCGGCGAGATCCGCGACGGCGAGGTCGTCCGCAGCCACGAGGACGCCCTGGCTCAGGAGGCTCCCGAGCAGGACGAGGAGGCCTTCGAGAGCGAGGATGAAGAGGAAGAGGAAGAGGAAGGCCCGTACGCCGAGGAGGACCAGGCGTACGAGGACGAGGACCGGGGCGAGTACGACGAAGAGGAGCCGTACGGCGAAGAGGCGCCGCGCGACCAGGACGAGGCCGAGACCGAGACCGAGGACGAGCCCGAGGCCGAGTACGAGTACGCCGACGACGGCGGGAGCCGACGATGA
- a CDS encoding gas vesicle protein, with translation MTTPSRLPEPYGSGSGANLADILERVLDKGVVIAGDIRINLLDIELLTIKLRLIVASVDKAKEMGIDWWEDDPALSSRARRDELARENAELRERIAQLEPARTQEEAP, from the coding sequence ATGACCACCCCCAGCCGGCTGCCCGAGCCCTACGGTTCAGGCAGCGGTGCCAACCTCGCCGACATCCTGGAGCGCGTGCTCGACAAGGGTGTCGTCATCGCGGGCGACATCCGCATCAACCTGCTCGACATCGAACTCCTCACCATCAAGCTGCGGCTCATCGTCGCCTCCGTCGACAAGGCGAAGGAGATGGGCATCGACTGGTGGGAGGACGACCCGGCCCTGTCCTCACGCGCCCGCCGCGACGAACTGGCCCGGGAGAACGCCGAGTTGCGTGAGCGGATCGCCCAACTGGAGCCCGCCCGCACGCAGGAGGAGGCACCATGA
- a CDS encoding GvpL/GvpF family gas vesicle protein yields the protein MTGLRYVYAVCRPFGAALQSQLTGVAGDPPRLLHHHGLIAVVSHVPERDFAEKPLRAHLEDLDWLTRTARAHQGVIDALTVVTTPLPLRLGTVFRDDSGVRVMIEEREDAFRRALDRLEGRVEWGVKVYAETEEPEPTPERPETGGPAQKALSGRDYLRQRRQQARAHEDRWQRAEEFASRLHETLSSYAEDSRLHAPQNAALSGAPGRNVLNAAYLVPRADSEEFVELVDRTKDEAPGMRVELTGPWAAYSFAGDIAGNVAGDVAGDVSKDAKRDVSEDAKRDVSGDAERDVSGDAEDAAGEEDR from the coding sequence ATGACCGGACTGCGGTACGTCTACGCCGTCTGCCGCCCCTTCGGCGCGGCCCTGCAATCCCAGCTGACGGGCGTCGCGGGTGATCCGCCCCGGCTGCTGCACCACCACGGCCTGATCGCCGTGGTCAGCCATGTGCCGGAGCGGGACTTCGCCGAGAAACCGCTCCGCGCCCATCTGGAGGACCTGGACTGGCTCACCCGGACCGCCCGCGCCCACCAGGGCGTGATCGACGCGCTCACCGTCGTCACCACGCCGCTGCCACTGCGGCTCGGCACCGTCTTCCGGGACGACAGCGGCGTACGCGTGATGATCGAGGAGCGGGAGGACGCCTTCAGGCGCGCCCTCGACCGGCTGGAGGGCCGGGTGGAGTGGGGCGTCAAGGTCTACGCCGAAACGGAGGAGCCGGAGCCCACGCCGGAGCGCCCGGAGACTGGCGGGCCGGCTCAGAAGGCGCTGTCGGGCCGGGACTATCTGCGGCAGCGGCGGCAGCAGGCCCGGGCGCACGAGGACCGGTGGCAGCGGGCGGAGGAATTCGCGAGCCGACTGCACGAAACGCTGTCCTCGTACGCCGAGGACTCCCGACTGCACGCCCCGCAGAATGCCGCCCTTTCCGGCGCCCCCGGACGGAATGTGCTCAACGCCGCCTATCTGGTGCCGCGCGCCGATTCCGAGGAATTCGTGGAACTTGTGGACCGTACGAAGGACGAGGCCCCCGGAATGAGAGTGGAACTCACCGGCCCCTGGGCCGCCTATTCCTTCGCGGGGGACATCGCGGGGAATGTGGCAGGTGATGTCGCAGGGGATGTGTCAAAGGACGCGAAGCGGGATGTGTCAGAGGACGCGAAGCGGGATGTGTCGGGGGACGCGGAGCGGGATGTGTCAGGGGACGCGGAGGATGCGGCGGGGGAGGAGGACCGGTGA
- a CDS encoding gas vesicle protein, with protein MTVIERREVALVDLLDRLLAGGVVITGDITLRIADVDLVRIDLNALISSVNAQVPSPWGEPT; from the coding sequence GTGACGGTGATCGAGCGCCGTGAGGTCGCCCTCGTGGACCTCCTCGACCGGCTGCTCGCCGGCGGCGTCGTCATCACGGGGGACATCACGCTGCGCATCGCGGACGTCGACCTCGTGCGCATCGACCTCAACGCGCTGATCAGCTCGGTGAACGCGCAAGTCCCATCGCCCTGGGGGGAGCCGACGTGA
- a CDS encoding gas vesicle protein K: MDLDPDTVERDLVKLVLTVVELLRQLMERQALRRFDEGDLTDEQEERIGLTLMLLDDRMTELRERYGLRPEDLNLDLGPLGPLLPRD; this comes from the coding sequence ATGGACCTGGACCCCGACACCGTCGAACGTGACCTGGTGAAACTCGTCCTGACGGTCGTCGAGCTGCTGCGTCAGCTCATGGAACGACAGGCGCTGCGCCGGTTCGACGAGGGCGACCTGACCGACGAACAGGAGGAGCGGATCGGGCTCACGCTGATGTTGCTCGACGACCGGATGACCGAGCTGCGCGAGCGCTACGGACTGCGGCCCGAGGACCTCAATCTGGACCTCGGGCCGCTCGGACCTCTGCTTCCCAGGGACTGA
- a CDS encoding hydrophobic protein, with product MVPILIVLLLALILFGAGFAVKMLWWIALAVLVLWLLGFLMRGTTAAGGRGRWYRW from the coding sequence ATGGTTCCCATTCTGATCGTCCTGCTTCTGGCGCTGATTCTCTTCGGTGCCGGATTCGCGGTAAAGATGCTTTGGTGGATTGCGCTGGCTGTCCTGGTGCTATGGCTTCTGGGCTTCCTGATGCGGGGTACGACCGCGGCCGGAGGCAGGGGCCGCTGGTACAGGTGGTGA